The Bos mutus isolate GX-2022 chromosome 12, NWIPB_WYAK_1.1, whole genome shotgun sequence genome includes a window with the following:
- the LOC102279795 gene encoding large ribosomal subunit protein uL2, with translation MGRVIHGQRKGAGSVFRAHVKHRNGAARLRAVDFAERHGYIKGIVKDVIHDPGRGAPLAKVVSRDPYRFKKRTELFIAAEGIHTGQSGYCGKKAQLNIGNVLPVGTMPEGTIVCCLEEKPGDRGKLARASGNYATVISHSPETKKTRVKLPSGSKKVISSANRAVVGVVAGGGRIDKPILKAGCAYHKYKAKRNCWPLVRGVAMNPVEHPFGGGNHQHIGKPSTIRRDAPAGRKVGLIAARRTGRLRGTKTVQEKEN, from the coding sequence ATGGGCCGCGtgatccatgggcagaggaagggCGCCGGCTCCGTGTTCCGCGCACATGTGAAGCACAGAAACGGCGCTGCGCGCTTACGCGCCGTGGATTTCGCCGAGCGACACGGATATATCAAGGGCATCGTGAAGGACGTCATCCACGACCCGGGCCGCGGAGCACCCCTTGCCAAAGTGGTTTCCCGGGATCCGTACCGTTTTAAGAAGCGGACAGAGCTGTTCATCGCTGCTGAGGGCATCCACACCGGCCAGTCTGGGTACTGTGGCAAGAAGGCCCAGCTCAACATCGGCAACGTGCTCCCGGTGGGCACCATGCCTGAGGGCACCATCGTGTGTTGTCTGGAGGAGAAGCCTGGTGACCGAGGCAAGCTGGCAAGAGCCTCCGGAAACTatgccacagtcatctcccacaGCCCTGAGACAAAGAAGACGCGAGTGAAGCTGCCTTCGGGCTCCAAAAAGGTCATCTCCTCTGCCAACAGAGCTGTGGTCGGTGTGGTGGCTGGAGGTGGCCGCATTGACAAGCCCATTCTGAAGGCCGGCTGTGCCTACCACAAGTATAAGGCAAAGAGGAACTGCTGGCCACTGGTGCGGGGTGTGGCCATGAACCCTGTCGAGCATCCCTTCGGAGGTGGCAACCACCAGCACATCGGCAAACCCTCTACTATCCGCAGAGATGCCCCTGCTGGCCGGAAAGTGGGTCTCATTGCTGCCCGCCGGACTGGCCGTCTCCGGGGAACCAAGACTGTGCAGGAGAAGGAGAACTAG